One Pelobates fuscus isolate aPelFus1 chromosome 8, aPelFus1.pri, whole genome shotgun sequence genomic window carries:
- the LOC134571340 gene encoding transmembrane protein 100-like → MTVCKSNSLSCLQAAKPGPPPPPPPPYNEAAADSTATLNKLALATGGAEKSWHRCVFPFGAVALVIGIAATCITFKFRGPHMDIAKAVSVAALAAGAAMLVAAFLCWRSRRERQKRRREEAEAEEQGGL, encoded by the coding sequence ATGACTGTCTGCAAGTCTAACTCTTTATCCTGCTTGCAGGCTGCCAAGCCGGGCCCGCCGCCGCCGCCGCCACCACCGTATAATGAGGCAGCCGCAGACTCCACTGCCACACTGAACAAGCTGGCTCTGGCCACCGGAGGTGCAGAGAAGTCCTGGCACCGCTGCGTATTCCCCTTCGGAGCTGTGGCCCTGGTGATAGGTATCGCTGCAACGTGCATCACCTTCAAATTCCGAGGTCCACACATGGACATAGCTAAGGCAGTGTCCGTGGCAGCTCTGGCTGCTGGGGCAGCAATGCTGGTAGCTGCTTTTCTTTGCTGGAGGTCTCGGCGGGAGCGACAGAAGAGGAGAAGAGAGGAGGCAGAAGCAGAGGAGCAAGGGGGTCTGTGA